One region of Streptomyces leeuwenhoekii genomic DNA includes:
- a CDS encoding carboxymuconolactone decarboxylase family protein, translating into MRAVAEAWGGTVPDAVARLATSPELLNAFLSLSASFERCTLDPLSREVVIMTVAVRNQCHICVALHTGKLRRLGAETELIAALREERAPADERLDAIRTFTLGVLSTAGAVDDDALEALLAHGYTERNALEVVLGIATYTMSTFANRLVRAA; encoded by the coding sequence ATGCGGGCCGTGGCCGAAGCATGGGGTGGCACGGTGCCGGACGCGGTGGCGCGGCTGGCCACCTCGCCCGAACTGCTCAACGCATTCCTGTCCCTGAGCGCGAGTTTCGAGCGCTGCACGCTGGATCCGCTGTCCAGGGAGGTCGTCATCATGACGGTCGCCGTCCGCAACCAGTGCCACATCTGCGTCGCCCTGCACACCGGCAAGCTTCGCCGACTCGGCGCGGAGACGGAACTCATCGCCGCCCTGCGCGAGGAGCGTGCGCCGGCCGACGAACGGCTCGACGCGATCCGGACGTTCACGCTCGGCGTCCTGTCCACCGCCGGCGCCGTGGACGATGACGCGCTCGAGGCCCTGCTGGCACACGGATACACCGAACGCAACGCACTCGAAGTCGTCCTGGGCATCGCTACGTACACGATGTCGACGTTCGCCAACCGCCTCGTCAGGGCGGCATGA
- a CDS encoding MarR family winged helix-turn-helix transcriptional regulator, which translates to MVDDQMVNQVAFSGKRDEARAGDPGRPRAGHELPLLLFAGFRTLIDEVHGELARQGHPHARPAHGFALQAIGRDGAAASEVARRLGISKQAAGKTVDRLVALGYAERADDPADARRKLVRLTPRGLDLLARSAAVFDQLRARWAAALGEERLCAIEDDLRVVAAPGAFRLDAAGWIGGMN; encoded by the coding sequence ATGGTTGACGATCAGATGGTAAACCAGGTTGCCTTTTCGGGGAAGCGTGATGAAGCCAGGGCTGGGGACCCCGGCCGGCCGAGGGCCGGTCACGAACTGCCCCTGCTGCTCTTCGCGGGCTTCCGCACGCTCATCGACGAAGTGCACGGCGAACTCGCCCGGCAGGGGCATCCCCATGCGCGTCCCGCGCACGGTTTCGCTCTGCAGGCGATCGGCCGTGACGGGGCCGCCGCCAGCGAGGTCGCCCGCCGCCTGGGAATCTCCAAACAGGCGGCGGGCAAGACCGTCGACCGCCTGGTCGCCCTCGGCTACGCCGAACGCGCCGACGACCCCGCCGACGCCCGGCGCAAGCTGGTGCGGCTGACCCCACGAGGGCTTGACCTGCTGGCCCGATCAGCCGCGGTCTTCGACCAGCTACGTGCGCGGTGGGCCGCCGCTCTGGGCGAGGAACGCCTGTGCGCCATCGAGGACGACCTGCGCGTCGTGGCGGCGCCCGGGGCCTTCCGGCTCGATGCGGCAGGGTGGATCGGCGGAATGAACTGA
- a CDS encoding leucyl aminopeptidase codes for MTELTVTTTSVASLPAEWAVIGVAPGAEGPVPVPGPGTSGSFDDGIPRLLAGLGATGAPGETVALPAPAGIGPGLVLAVGLGPADEPGGYDPEVMRRAAGVATRTLSGADTVALALPARTTEAVEAVALGALLGTYAFTAYRTAAQRAPVRTVTMVVDPGRLTPAQAAVGRALVLGREVNRARDLVNTPANDLYPESFATTVAAAGREHGLAVDVLDEDALAAGGYGGILGVGQGSVRPPRLVRIAHTHPGATTSLAFVGKGITYDSGGISLKPVGANEIMKRDMAGAAAVFAAVLAAARLGLRVDVTGWLALAENMPSGSALRPGDVLRMYGGRTVEVLNTDAEGRLVLADALVRAGEERPDAIVDVATLTAATRFGLGDHVFAVMAADDAFRDRVLAAAGEAGERAWPMPLPPELRRSLDSRVADIANHGERMGGGLVAGLFLREFVPAGVPWAHLDIAGPAFNEGEPHGCTPSGGTGCAVRTLVRLAENAAAGEDPARRIPATAAATDGRAGER; via the coding sequence GTGACAGAGCTGACCGTGACCACGACGTCCGTCGCATCGCTGCCCGCCGAGTGGGCCGTGATCGGCGTCGCCCCGGGCGCCGAAGGGCCCGTGCCGGTGCCCGGGCCGGGAACGAGCGGATCCTTCGACGACGGGATCCCCCGGCTCCTCGCCGGTCTCGGGGCGACCGGCGCCCCGGGGGAGACGGTCGCATTGCCCGCACCCGCCGGTATCGGGCCCGGTCTGGTCCTCGCGGTCGGCCTCGGCCCCGCCGACGAACCCGGTGGCTACGACCCCGAGGTGATGCGGCGGGCCGCGGGAGTGGCCACCCGGACCCTGTCCGGCGCGGACACGGTCGCCCTGGCACTGCCGGCCCGCACCACCGAGGCCGTCGAAGCGGTGGCGCTGGGCGCCCTGCTCGGCACCTACGCCTTCACCGCCTACCGGACAGCCGCCCAGCGGGCGCCGGTGCGCACCGTGACCATGGTCGTGGACCCCGGCCGTCTCACGCCCGCACAGGCCGCCGTAGGCCGTGCCCTCGTGCTCGGACGGGAAGTGAACCGAGCCCGCGACCTGGTCAACACACCGGCCAACGACCTGTATCCGGAGAGCTTCGCCACCACCGTGGCCGCGGCCGGCCGGGAACACGGCCTGGCGGTCGACGTACTCGACGAGGACGCACTCGCCGCGGGCGGCTACGGCGGCATCCTCGGCGTCGGGCAGGGGTCGGTCCGGCCACCGCGGCTGGTGCGGATCGCCCACACCCACCCCGGGGCCACGACGTCCCTCGCCTTCGTCGGCAAGGGCATCACCTACGACTCGGGCGGCATCTCACTGAAACCCGTCGGCGCCAACGAGATCATGAAGCGCGACATGGCCGGCGCGGCGGCCGTCTTCGCCGCGGTACTGGCCGCCGCCCGGCTCGGCCTCCGGGTCGATGTCACCGGCTGGCTGGCGCTGGCCGAGAACATGCCGTCCGGCTCCGCCCTGCGCCCCGGTGACGTGCTGCGGATGTACGGCGGCCGGACCGTGGAGGTGCTCAACACCGACGCCGAGGGGCGCCTGGTGCTGGCCGACGCCCTCGTACGGGCGGGCGAGGAACGACCGGACGCGATCGTGGACGTGGCCACCCTGACCGCCGCGACCCGCTTCGGCCTCGGGGACCACGTCTTCGCCGTGATGGCCGCCGACGACGCCTTCCGTGACCGGGTGCTGGCCGCCGCCGGGGAAGCCGGCGAGCGGGCATGGCCCATGCCGCTGCCGCCGGAACTACGCCGCAGCCTGGACTCGCGGGTGGCGGACATCGCCAACCACGGCGAGCGGATGGGCGGCGGTCTGGTGGCCGGCCTGTTCCTGCGGGAGTTCGTGCCGGCCGGTGTCCCCTGGGCCCACCTGGACATCGCCGGACCGGCCTTCAACGAGGGCGAGCCGCACGGCTGTACGCCCAGCGGCGGCACCGGATGCGCGGTGCGCACCCTGGTGCGGCTCGCCGAGAACGCGGCAGCCGGCGAAGACCCTGCGCGCCGCATCCCGGCGACCGCCGCCGCCACGGACGGCCGAGCGGGGGAGCGGTGA
- a CDS encoding DMT family transporter, translating into MNGFMGRSWAWARIGVLALLWGSTFLWIELALEALTPVQATCGRCVLGAATLLAACLGTGRKLPRDRAVWGRIAVAAFFCNALPFAMFSIGQQSIDSGGAGVLNATTPLWSLLIGVITGAERSLRPSRLGGLLLGFAGVVLIFAPWRAAEPGGWGALAVVVAAAGYAVGFTFMSHFLVGRGIPTLSLSAAQLVAATALTVPTLPAGGLRPVDIGPGTLTAVVILGVVATGVTFHLTYRNIAAEGATNTATVGYLLPVVSVALGVVVLDEDFGLRSAIGMAVVLAGVGLTRRQGRAPAPVREETAGDRAVHGGLPRHGLSRHGLSRQERDVRQ; encoded by the coding sequence GTGAACGGTTTCATGGGCAGAAGCTGGGCGTGGGCACGCATCGGCGTGCTCGCCCTGCTGTGGGGATCGACCTTCCTCTGGATCGAGTTGGCGCTGGAAGCGCTGACTCCGGTGCAGGCGACCTGCGGCCGGTGCGTACTCGGAGCGGCCACGCTGCTGGCCGCCTGCCTGGGCACGGGCCGGAAGCTGCCGCGTGACCGGGCGGTCTGGGGCCGCATCGCCGTGGCCGCCTTCTTCTGCAACGCCTTGCCGTTCGCCATGTTCAGCATCGGCCAGCAGAGCATCGACTCCGGGGGCGCCGGCGTGCTGAACGCGACGACCCCGCTGTGGTCGCTGCTGATCGGCGTGATCACGGGAGCCGAGCGGAGTCTGCGGCCGTCCCGGCTCGGGGGACTCCTGCTCGGATTCGCCGGAGTGGTGCTGATCTTCGCGCCGTGGCGGGCAGCGGAGCCGGGCGGCTGGGGAGCCCTCGCCGTCGTCGTCGCCGCGGCCGGCTACGCGGTCGGCTTCACGTTCATGAGCCACTTCCTGGTCGGCAGGGGGATCCCCACCCTCTCGCTGTCCGCGGCGCAGCTCGTCGCGGCGACCGCCCTGACCGTGCCCACCCTCCCGGCCGGCGGCCTCAGGCCGGTCGACATCGGCCCGGGAACGCTGACCGCCGTGGTGATCCTGGGCGTCGTCGCCACCGGCGTCACGTTCCACCTCACCTACCGGAACATCGCCGCCGAAGGCGCCACCAACACGGCCACCGTCGGCTATCTGCTGCCGGTGGTCTCGGTGGCGCTGGGGGTCGTCGTGCTCGACGAGGACTTCGGTCTGCGGAGCGCCATCGGCATGGCGGTCGTGCTCGCCGGCGTCGGCCTGACCCGCCGGCAGGGACGGGCCCCGGCACCGGTTCGGGAGGAAACCGCCGGCGACCGCGCGGTGCACGGCGGCCTTCCACGACACGGCCTTTCACGACACGGCCTTTCACGACAGGAACGGGACGTACGACAGTGA
- a CDS encoding LysR family transcriptional regulator encodes MLDVRRMQVLRAVITSGSVTAAAAHLGYTPSAISQQVSALEKETGVALLERAGRGVKPTAAGLLLTRYAAVISERLAEAETALADLRAGRAGRLALRYFASVGPTLLAPALARVRREHPGVAIDPKLADPDDALTELERGDADLAVVVGRPAGARHPGIRTVRLLDDAYHAVLPAGHPLASRQVVDLAELAGEPWVGSEPPGPCLAPIVDACAAAGFSPDFAAKSQDYATAQGFVAAGLGVSLIPRLGLSARHPGVVVRRVRHPEPVRTIRAAVREGALEQPALRTLLDALKDSTEGEGAPSLTHGEPEPALDPDRGGAGGPSSAGV; translated from the coding sequence ATGCTCGATGTGAGGCGCATGCAGGTGCTGCGCGCCGTGATCACCAGCGGATCGGTGACCGCGGCGGCGGCGCACCTCGGCTACACCCCCTCCGCCATCAGCCAGCAGGTGTCGGCGCTGGAGAAGGAAACCGGGGTCGCGCTGCTGGAACGGGCCGGCCGGGGTGTGAAACCCACGGCGGCCGGCCTGCTGCTGACCCGGTACGCGGCCGTCATCAGCGAGCGTCTCGCCGAGGCCGAGACCGCGCTGGCCGACTTGCGCGCGGGGCGTGCGGGCAGGCTGGCCCTGCGTTACTTCGCCTCGGTCGGCCCGACCCTGCTGGCACCCGCCCTCGCCCGGGTCCGCCGCGAGCACCCGGGGGTGGCGATCGATCCCAAGCTCGCCGACCCGGACGACGCGCTCACCGAGCTGGAGCGGGGCGACGCCGACCTGGCCGTCGTCGTCGGACGGCCGGCCGGCGCGCGCCACCCCGGCATCCGCACGGTGCGCCTTCTCGACGACGCGTACCACGCGGTGCTGCCCGCCGGGCACCCGCTCGCCTCCCGGCAGGTGGTCGATCTGGCCGAGCTCGCCGGCGAACCCTGGGTCGGCAGCGAACCCCCCGGCCCCTGCCTCGCCCCCATCGTCGACGCCTGCGCCGCGGCGGGTTTCAGCCCGGACTTCGCGGCCAAGTCGCAGGACTATGCCACAGCTCAGGGGTTCGTCGCCGCCGGTCTCGGCGTGAGCCTGATCCCCCGTCTGGGGCTGAGCGCCCGTCATCCCGGCGTCGTCGTACGCCGGGTCCGGCACCCCGAGCCGGTCAGGACCATCCGTGCCGCGGTCCGGGAAGGCGCCCTGGAACAGCCCGCACTGCGCACGCTGCTCGACGCCCTCAAGGACTCGACGGAGGGTGAGGGGGCGCCGTCGCTCACGCACGGGGAACCGGAACCGGCACTGGATCCGGATCGGGGAGGTGCCGGCGGGCCGTCGTCCGCCGGCGTGTGA
- a CDS encoding AAA family ATPase, protein MIVWLNGTHGAGKTTTSTLVQQLIPDSRVFDAEKVGETLMDIKPGLPWTGNFQHWPPWRPLVVETARRVLDYTGGTLVMPMTVLVEQYWREISTGLAEHGIPVRHFVLHADQDTLRERIEGDTVLGPSAFRLRYLEPYAEAARAWLHAEAEVVDTTHLTAAQAALRIAEAVRS, encoded by the coding sequence GTGATCGTATGGCTCAACGGCACCCACGGCGCAGGCAAGACGACGACCAGTACGCTCGTACAGCAACTGATCCCGGACTCACGGGTGTTCGACGCCGAGAAGGTCGGCGAGACACTCATGGACATCAAGCCGGGACTGCCCTGGACGGGCAACTTCCAGCACTGGCCGCCCTGGCGGCCGCTCGTGGTCGAGACCGCCCGCCGCGTACTCGACTACACCGGTGGCACTCTGGTGATGCCCATGACCGTCCTGGTCGAGCAGTACTGGCGGGAGATCAGCACGGGCCTGGCCGAACATGGCATCCCGGTGCGGCACTTCGTCCTCCACGCCGACCAGGACACCCTCCGCGAGCGTATCGAGGGGGACACTGTCCTCGGCCCTTCCGCGTTCCGCCTGCGGTACCTCGAGCCCTACGCCGAGGCGGCCCGCGCCTGGCTGCACGCCGAGGCCGAGGTCGTCGACACCACGCACCTCACGGCTGCCCAGGCCGCCCTGCGGATCGCCGAGGCCGTCAGGAGCTGA
- the tpg gene encoding telomere-protecting terminal protein Tpg — MAGEIEDAIERAEQETFTRKPPKTLKGQIGYLLRQLGTAKAVAAEIGVTADSVNRYRRGARKNPPKDIAAKIDAAVRQRWQPRVRERRRREAARTRGITVETRARFGYTAPVGTTDDGRFRRLTVHLPPQYARRLFDARDAGAGDQQMRQIIAEGFKDVYFQDGGARATDLSDVAINDIDYLDLDY, encoded by the coding sequence GTGGCGGGAGAGATCGAGGACGCCATCGAGCGGGCCGAACAGGAGACCTTCACCCGTAAGCCGCCCAAGACCCTCAAGGGGCAGATCGGCTACCTGCTCAGGCAGTTGGGCACGGCCAAGGCCGTGGCGGCCGAGATCGGAGTCACCGCGGACTCCGTCAACCGCTACCGGCGGGGCGCCAGGAAGAACCCGCCCAAGGACATCGCCGCGAAGATCGACGCCGCCGTACGGCAGCGGTGGCAGCCCCGGGTCCGCGAGCGCCGGCGCCGCGAGGCCGCCCGCACCCGGGGGATCACCGTGGAGACCCGGGCCCGGTTCGGCTACACCGCGCCCGTCGGCACGACCGACGACGGCCGCTTCCGCCGCCTCACCGTGCACCTCCCCCCGCAGTACGCCCGCCGCCTGTTCGACGCCCGCGACGCCGGGGCCGGTGACCAGCAGATGCGCCAGATCATCGCCGAAGGATTCAAAGACGTGTATTTCCAGGACGGCGGGGCCCGCGCCACGGACCTCTCGGACGTCGCCATCAACGACATCGATTACCTGGACCTCGACTACTGA
- the tap gene encoding telomere-associated protein Tap has protein sequence MATEEELFASVDALLEEEPQLPPPAERARLREAAGITQARLATALKTTTQSVKNWENGRSEPKEPRLTAYQRLLKGWAAKYPAHAAPAAAPLPAPAPRPVPHTFTGPAAPERPAGQTAAPAVQAPAAPPTPERAARPAAPSRRPAVRRAAETAAADPRFPHGPLAVLDGDGSAYGVDGIVLDCPVRTVPELVEWTLRESGLGAPRLNRYGKDSDPLIVLTASAAVKLGLPERLEGPEQRRSLRLPGDHPVVEQIARAKWQLTQRGFGPWARIYRKAQGRERQCVQLAILPWDALDERSWPGVADMEPAGIARVLGVYAQRVITPRGSTAVSGLELMTALRPPTRAVRDEATGNWVPGHNPGSLGTEPMDPAPPEATPEHPVVVHSGWTGGFLNEEAYQWVRDVGLLTDEECTLRYAVGLDLNTAFLAAAARLTVGLSEPVHFVNPAFNPKIPGSWLVDLSHVELDPRLPSPFTPTGERPAGPAWYQTHTVAYAQELGYNVRPLQAYLRRETGAYLDPWHDRLKTAYLDTLADLGVTRDLSDAEFLTAMERHKDADPALAAVLTAIKATVKGGVGKLRERPQGRHYKAGDRWPALERPTWRPDIRAAVISKARVNMHRKLLNTARMTGLYPLAVLSDCVVYPSPGASPLDFLPYAASGKPQPGGFRLGPSPGLAKLEGVQELLWAVDLMEKGYNPARHIKGGDAVLDEGE, from the coding sequence ATGGCTACCGAGGAGGAGCTGTTCGCGTCGGTCGACGCGCTGCTGGAGGAGGAGCCGCAGCTTCCGCCGCCGGCGGAGCGCGCCCGGCTGCGGGAGGCCGCCGGCATCACCCAGGCCCGCCTCGCGACCGCGCTGAAGACGACCACGCAGAGCGTGAAGAACTGGGAGAACGGCCGCAGCGAGCCCAAGGAGCCGCGCCTGACGGCGTACCAGCGGCTGCTGAAGGGCTGGGCGGCGAAATACCCCGCGCACGCCGCCCCGGCCGCCGCGCCTCTCCCGGCCCCCGCTCCCCGGCCGGTGCCGCACACGTTCACCGGCCCGGCCGCACCCGAAAGGCCCGCCGGGCAGACGGCCGCGCCGGCGGTGCAGGCGCCCGCCGCACCGCCCACGCCCGAGCGTGCCGCGCGCCCGGCGGCGCCGTCACGCCGTCCGGCGGTGAGGAGGGCCGCCGAAACCGCCGCCGCGGATCCGCGGTTCCCGCACGGTCCGCTCGCGGTGCTGGACGGCGACGGCTCCGCGTACGGCGTGGACGGCATCGTGCTCGACTGCCCCGTGCGCACGGTCCCGGAGCTGGTGGAGTGGACGCTGCGCGAGTCCGGCCTCGGCGCCCCGAGGCTCAACCGCTACGGCAAGGACTCCGACCCGCTCATCGTGCTCACCGCGTCCGCGGCCGTGAAGCTCGGGCTGCCCGAACGCCTGGAGGGCCCCGAGCAGCGCCGCTCCCTGCGCCTGCCCGGCGACCACCCCGTGGTCGAGCAGATCGCTCGCGCCAAGTGGCAGCTCACCCAGCGCGGGTTCGGGCCGTGGGCGCGGATCTACCGCAAGGCCCAGGGGCGCGAACGGCAGTGCGTGCAGCTCGCGATCCTGCCGTGGGACGCCCTCGACGAGCGGTCCTGGCCCGGCGTCGCCGACATGGAGCCGGCCGGCATCGCCCGCGTCCTCGGCGTCTACGCCCAGCGGGTCATCACCCCGCGCGGGTCGACGGCCGTGTCGGGCCTGGAGCTGATGACGGCGCTGCGTCCGCCCACACGCGCGGTGCGGGACGAGGCGACCGGGAACTGGGTGCCCGGCCACAACCCCGGCTCGCTGGGGACGGAACCGATGGACCCGGCGCCGCCGGAGGCCACCCCCGAGCACCCCGTCGTCGTCCACTCCGGCTGGACGGGCGGCTTCCTGAACGAGGAGGCGTACCAGTGGGTGCGCGACGTCGGCCTCCTGACCGACGAGGAGTGCACCCTCCGGTACGCGGTGGGCCTGGACCTGAACACCGCGTTCCTCGCGGCCGCCGCCCGCCTCACGGTCGGCCTGTCCGAGCCGGTGCACTTCGTGAACCCGGCGTTCAACCCGAAGATCCCCGGCTCCTGGCTGGTCGATCTCTCCCACGTGGAGCTGGACCCGCGCCTGCCGTCGCCGTTCACGCCGACCGGTGAGCGCCCGGCCGGCCCGGCCTGGTACCAGACGCACACCGTCGCCTACGCCCAGGAGCTCGGCTACAACGTCCGGCCCCTCCAGGCGTACCTGCGCCGGGAGACCGGCGCGTACCTGGACCCGTGGCACGACCGGCTCAAGACGGCCTACCTCGACACCCTCGCCGATCTCGGCGTCACCCGGGACCTGTCCGACGCGGAGTTCCTGACGGCGATGGAGCGGCACAAGGACGCCGACCCGGCCCTGGCCGCCGTACTCACCGCCATCAAGGCGACCGTGAAGGGCGGCGTCGGCAAGCTGCGCGAGCGCCCCCAGGGCAGGCACTACAAGGCCGGGGACCGGTGGCCGGCCCTGGAGCGGCCGACCTGGCGCCCGGACATCCGCGCCGCCGTCATCTCCAAGGCCCGGGTCAACATGCACCGCAAGCTGCTGAACACGGCGCGGATGACGGGCCTGTACCCGCTCGCCGTGCTGTCCGACTGCGTCGTATACCCCTCACCGGGCGCGAGCCCGCTCGACTTCCTCCCCTACGCCGCCTCCGGCAAGCCCCAGCCCGGAGGGTTCCGCCTCGGCCCCTCGCCGGGCCTGGCGAAGCTGGAGGGCGTCCAGGAACTGCTGTGGGCCGTCGACCTGATGGAGAAGGGCTACAACCCGGCCCGTCACATCAAGGGCGGCGACGCCGTCCTGGACGAAGGCGAGTAA
- a CDS encoding nuclear transport factor 2 family protein → MTVLPDTGFTPSAEDRASLDAWFAAYDSASARRDIGRMADMAVFPLNLVSDDSQGDGRTAQWSREQFVDTMSQVMSEGGDETISFESARTPVFLSPSMAVVFTDSTMTVGGEKRQLRYADILVRRGGTWAFQTMIQSGWGDALN, encoded by the coding sequence ATGACCGTACTGCCCGACACCGGCTTCACCCCGTCCGCCGAGGACCGCGCGAGCCTGGACGCCTGGTTCGCGGCGTACGACTCGGCCAGCGCCCGGCGCGACATCGGCCGCATGGCCGACATGGCGGTCTTCCCGCTCAACCTGGTCAGCGACGACTCCCAGGGCGACGGCCGTACCGCCCAGTGGTCCCGCGAACAGTTCGTCGACACCATGAGTCAGGTCATGAGCGAAGGAGGCGACGAGACGATCTCCTTCGAGTCGGCCCGCACCCCGGTCTTCCTGAGCCCGTCGATGGCCGTGGTGTTCACCGACTCGACCATGACCGTCGGCGGGGAGAAGCGGCAGTTGCGGTACGCCGACATCCTCGTGCGGCGAGGGGGGACCTGGGCCTTCCAGACGATGATCCAGAGCGGCTGGGGCGACGCCCTGAACTGA
- a CDS encoding NAD(P)/FAD-dependent oxidoreductase, translated as MKHRIVVLGAGYAGAFAAGNLARRLSPAHTEITVVNAVPGFVERMRLHQLAAGQDLAFRALADVFAGTGVRLRLARVTGIDPGRRTVAVTGEDGDDELAYDTLVHALGSSVARHDVPGVAEYAFDVTGLSSALRLRERLAGLGEGGTVLVVGEGLTGIETATEFAESRPDLSVALAARGEPGAWLSPRARRHLRRAFDRLGITVHEHTGIEAVEPERAIAAGGRSVPADVTVWAAGFAVHPLAAAGGLEVAGTGRIVVDRTMRSVSHPDVYAAGDCAYAIGENGRPLPMSCASAGSTAIQATAAIIARLTGREVPATGLKYHGNHISLGRRDAIFQMVDADVRPKSWYLGGRPAARLKAGVLKTAGWGIAHPTFGMPKRRRRPATTPDRAGGRAAA; from the coding sequence ATGAAGCACCGCATCGTCGTACTCGGCGCGGGATACGCCGGGGCCTTCGCCGCCGGAAACCTGGCCCGCCGGCTCTCCCCCGCCCACACCGAGATCACCGTCGTCAACGCCGTGCCCGGCTTCGTCGAGCGGATGCGGCTCCACCAGCTCGCGGCCGGCCAGGACCTCGCGTTCCGCGCGCTCGCCGACGTGTTCGCCGGTACCGGGGTGCGGCTGCGCCTGGCGCGCGTCACCGGCATCGACCCCGGGCGCAGGACCGTCGCCGTGACCGGCGAGGACGGCGACGACGAGCTCGCGTACGACACGCTCGTCCACGCGCTCGGCAGCTCCGTCGCCCGCCATGACGTCCCGGGGGTGGCCGAGTACGCCTTCGACGTGACCGGCCTGTCCTCGGCACTGCGTCTGCGCGAGCGCCTGGCCGGCCTGGGCGAGGGCGGCACCGTGCTGGTGGTCGGTGAGGGGCTGACCGGCATCGAGACCGCCACGGAGTTCGCCGAGTCCCGGCCCGACCTCTCGGTCGCGCTCGCCGCCCGCGGCGAGCCGGGGGCCTGGCTCTCCCCCAGGGCCCGCCGTCATCTGCGCCGCGCCTTCGACCGGCTCGGCATCACCGTCCACGAGCACACCGGCATCGAAGCCGTCGAGCCGGAACGGGCGATCGCCGCCGGCGGCAGGTCCGTGCCCGCCGACGTGACCGTGTGGGCGGCCGGGTTCGCCGTCCACCCCCTCGCGGCCGCCGGCGGCCTGGAGGTCGCCGGGACCGGCCGGATCGTCGTGGACCGCACCATGCGCTCGGTCTCGCACCCGGATGTCTACGCCGCCGGTGACTGCGCCTACGCGATCGGCGAGAACGGCCGGCCGCTGCCGATGTCCTGCGCCTCGGCCGGCTCCACCGCCATCCAGGCAACGGCCGCGATCATCGCGCGCCTGACGGGCCGCGAGGTCCCGGCCACCGGGCTGAAGTACCACGGCAACCACATCAGCCTCGGGCGGCGGGACGCGATCTTCCAGATGGTGGACGCGGACGTGCGGCCGAAGTCCTGGTACCTGGGCGGCCGGCCCGCCGCGCGGCTCAAGGCGGGCGTGCTCAAGACGGCCGGGTGGGGCATCGCCCACCCGACCTTCGGCATGCCGAAGCGCCGGCGCCGTCCGGCCACCACGCCCGACCGGGCCGGTGGGCGGGCCGCCGCATAG
- a CDS encoding sigma-70 family RNA polymerase sigma factor, whose translation MDSAALERFEASRGRLASLAYRLLGSAADAEDAVQDTFLRWQAADRERVETPEAWLTKVVTRLCLDRLRSAQARHERAAGAWLPEPLLEGDPMLGPADTFEQRESVSLAVLTLMERLSPVERAVYVLREVFSYSHAEIAGILDITRSASQQHLHRARIRVTAGRRGGGEVDPASARRVVEEFLAAATSGRTERLVALLTDDVTAVSDGAGLSRRLLRFRTRERVASYVRAGFKPTPAKRRLAGGSPALHIALVNGSPAVLAVVEDRVVGAVAFEVAGGRVAFLCGIAAADRLARLDETWRQREPGAPAIASW comes from the coding sequence ATGGACAGTGCAGCCCTCGAGCGGTTCGAGGCCAGCCGGGGCCGGCTGGCCTCGCTCGCGTACCGTCTGCTCGGCTCGGCCGCCGACGCCGAGGACGCCGTGCAGGACACGTTCCTGCGCTGGCAGGCCGCGGACCGCGAACGGGTCGAGACGCCGGAAGCGTGGCTGACCAAGGTCGTCACCCGTCTGTGCCTCGACCGGCTCCGCTCGGCGCAGGCGCGCCACGAGCGCGCGGCCGGTGCCTGGCTGCCCGAGCCGCTCCTGGAGGGCGACCCGATGCTCGGCCCGGCCGACACCTTCGAGCAGCGCGAATCGGTGTCCCTGGCCGTACTGACCCTCATGGAGCGCCTCTCACCGGTCGAGCGGGCCGTCTACGTCCTGCGCGAGGTGTTCTCGTACAGCCACGCCGAGATCGCCGGGATCCTCGACATCACCCGGTCCGCCAGCCAGCAGCATCTGCACCGCGCCCGGATCCGGGTCACCGCCGGGCGCCGCGGCGGCGGCGAGGTGGATCCCGCGTCCGCGCGCCGGGTCGTCGAGGAGTTCCTCGCCGCCGCCACCTCGGGGCGCACCGAACGGCTGGTGGCGCTGCTCACCGACGACGTGACGGCGGTCTCGGACGGCGCCGGGCTGAGCAGGCGGCTGCTGCGGTTCCGGACGCGGGAGCGCGTCGCCTCCTACGTGCGGGCCGGTTTCAAGCCCACACCGGCCAAGCGGCGGCTGGCCGGCGGCTCCCCCGCACTTCACATCGCGCTGGTCAACGGCTCCCCGGCCGTCCTCGCCGTGGTCGAGGACCGGGTCGTGGGCGCCGTGGCGTTCGAAGTCGCCGGCGGCAGGGTCGCGTTTCTGTGCGGCATCGCCGCCGCGGACCGGCTCGCGCGCCTGGACGAGACCTGGCGGCAGCGCGAACCCGGCGCGCCGGCCATCGCCTCGTGGTGA